A window of Streptomyces sp. NBC_01241 genomic DNA:
GCGTAGCCGACCCTGCGTACCTGCTCCAGCGCGTCGAGGAAGTCGTCCGGGGTGGTGATCGTCTTCTCGGTGGCGGCCGGCATTCCGGTGCGGGCGAGCAGGGCCCGTACCTCCTCCGGGGGCGTGTGCGCCAGCAGCGCCTTGCCGACGCCCGTGGAGTGGGGGAGCACCCGGCGGCCCACCTCGGTGAACATGCGCATCGAGTGCTTGGACGGCACCTGCGCCACGTACACGATCTCGTCGCCGTCGAGCAGCGCCATGTTCGCGGTCTCGCCGGTCTCCTCGACCAGGCGCGCGAGGTACGGGCGGGCCCAGGTGCCGAGCAGCCGGGAGGCGGATTCGCCGAGCCGGATCAGACGCGGGCCGAGCGCATAGCGCCGGTTCGGCTGCTGGCGCACGTATCCGCACACCACGAGCGTGCGCATCAGGCGGTGGATGGTCGGCAGCGGAAGCCCGCTGCTCGCGGAGAGTTCGCTCAGCCCGACCTCGCCCCCGGCATCCGCCATCCGCTCCAGCAGATCGAAGGCGCGCTCAAGGGACTGCACGCCGCCGCTGGAAGCGGCGGGCTTGGAGTCGGATGTGCTGGCGTGGGACGACGGCACGTCAACGGTCCTTTCGAGGCGGAAGAGCGGGTGCCTCGCCGGGCGAGGCACCCAGCAGACTACCGGTCGGTTCCCGATCGGCGCACTGCTCCGGGTGCGGCGTCCTTGCCGGTCAGAGCCCGTTCGTCCCGGTGTCTGCAGTTAGCGGGGCCATTCTGCGGTGCCGCACTGGTCCCATGTTACGTTCCGCTTTCCGGAATTGCTCTTTTGCTTTGTGGAAACCTCCAGGAGCGGTTACGGGTGGTCCACCTGCCGCCGGACGAGGAAAGTGGGGTCTTGACGGGCCCGAATCCCGAGTGAAGACTCCTTCAACAGTTCGTTGAATTTGCCAGCGGTCGAAAGTCCGAAGTGAGGAGCACGGGTGTCCGGTGCGGACGTGAAACTGGTACTGCGCTCGACGCGTGTCGTCACCCCGGACGGGACGCGCCCCGCAGTGGTCGCCGTCGCCGAGGGGAGAATCGACGCAGTCCTGCCGTACGACACCGAGGTGCCGGCCGGTGCCCGGCTGGAGGACTTCGGCGACGACGCCCTGCTGCCCGGACTCGTCGACACCCATGTCCATGTGAACGACCCCGGTCGCACCGCCTGGGAGGGCTTCCACACCGCCACCCGCGCCGCGGCGGCGGGCGGCATCACGACCCTGCTCGACATGCCGCTCAACTCCCTCCCGCCGACCACCACCGTCCCGCATCTGCGCACCAAGCAGCAGGTGGCAGCCCCCAAGGCGCACATCGACACGGGATTCTGGGGCGGGGCGATCCCGTCCAACGTCAAGGACCTGCGTCCGCTGCACGAGGCCGGGGTCTTCGGTTTCAAGTGCTTCCTCTCGCCCTCCGGCGTCGACGAGTTCCCCGAGCTCGACCAGGAGCAGCTGGCCCGGTCCATGGCCGAGATCTCCGGCTTCGGCGGGCTGCTGATCGTGCACGCCGAGGACCCACGCCAGCTGGCCTCCGCCCCGCAGCGCAGCGGGCCCGCGTACGCCGACTTCCTCGCCTCCCGGCCCCGGGACGCCGAGAACACCGCGATCGAGGGACTCATCGCGCACGCCAGGCGGATGAACGCCCGGGTCCATGTGCTGCACCTGTCCTCCAGTGACGCGCTGCCGTTGATCGCCGCCGCCAAGCGCGAGGGCGTACGGGTCACCGTCGAGTCCTGCCCGCACTTCCTCACCCTCACCGCCGAGGAAGTCCCGGACGGCGCGACCGAGTTCAAGTGCTGCCCGCCGATCCGCGAGGCCGCCAACCAGGACGCGCTGTGGGAGGGGCTGGCCGACGGGACGATCGACTGCATCGTCTCGGACCACTCGCCGTGTACCGCCGACCTCAAGACGCCGGACTTCGCCTCCGCGTGGGGCGGCATCTCCTCCCTCCAGCTGGGCCTTCCCGCCATCTGGACCGAGGCCCGCAAGCGCGGCCACTCGCTCGACGACGTCGTCCGCTGGATGTCCGCCGCCCCCGCCGAACTGGCCGGGCTGCCCCGCAAGGGCGCCATCGAGGCCGGCCGCGACGCCGACTTCGCGGTCCTCGCCCCCGACGCGACCTTCACCGTCGACCCCGCCGAGCTCTTCCACCGCAACCAGGTCACCGCCTACGCCGGCAAGACCCTGCACGGCGTCGTGAGATCGACGTGGCTGCGCGGACGGCGGATCGCGGCGGACGGCACCGTCGGCGAACCCACCGGCCGCCTTCTCGAAAGGAATCAGTGACCATGACGGCGACAGCCCGCTTCACCGGTGACGCGAACCCGTACGGCGGCGGCGACCCGTACGCCGACTACCGCACCGCCGACCTCCCCTTCACCGGCCTCGTCGACCTCGCCGACCGGCGGCTCGGCGCCGGGGTGATCGCCGCCAACGACGAGTTCTTCGCCGAGCGCGAGAACCTCCTGAAGCCGGAGCCCGCCGAGTTCGACCCCGAGCGCTTCGGCCACAAGGGCAAGATCATGGACGGCTGGGAGACCCGCCGTCGGCGCGGCGCGGGCGCCGACCGGCCGCACCCCACGGACGAGGACCACGACTGGGCGCTGGTACGGCTCGGCGCGCCCGGAGTCGTACGCGGCATCGTCGTCGACACTGCCCACTTCCGCGGCAACCACCCGCAGGCGGTCTCCGTCGAGGCGGCCTGCGTCCCCGGCTCCCCGTCGCCCGAGGAACTCCTCGCGCCCGGAGTGAAGTGGACAACGCTCGTACCGCGCACGGCCGTCGGCGGACACGCGGCCAATGGGTTCGTCGTCGCGGCCGAGCAGCGCGTCACCCATCTGCGGGTCAATCAGCACCCCGACGGCGGGATAGCCCGGCTCCGGGTGTACGGCGAGGTCACCCCCGACCCGGACTGGCTGGCCGCCCTCGGCACCATCGACCTGGTCGCCCTCGAGAACGGCGGCCTGGTCGAGGACGCCTCCGACCGCTTCTACCTCTGATCTTGGCCAGTGCTCCGCCCTTGAAGGACTCTGCTGAGGAATGCGTGATTCGAGCAGGGCTGGGTCGTTGGTCCTCCACGATTGTTATGGCGTGAGCGGGAGGGCCGGGAGATGTCACTGGAGCCACGGGCTGGTCATGGGGTGCCGGAGCTGACGGCCCGGGTGGTGCGGGCAGCGTTCCCGAAGGGGACGATGGCGGTGCGGATCCGGGAGGCGTTGGGC
This region includes:
- a CDS encoding IclR family transcriptional regulator, with product MPSSHASTSDSKPAASSGGVQSLERAFDLLERMADAGGEVGLSELSASSGLPLPTIHRLMRTLVVCGYVRQQPNRRYALGPRLIRLGESASRLLGTWARPYLARLVEETGETANMALLDGDEIVYVAQVPSKHSMRMFTEVGRRVLPHSTGVGKALLAHTPPEEVRALLARTGMPAATEKTITTPDDFLDALEQVRRVGYAVDDNEQEIGVRCLAVSVPNSPTSAAISISGPAGRVTEAATERIVPILQQAAKELSDALASNGSTG
- the allB gene encoding allantoinase AllB encodes the protein MSGADVKLVLRSTRVVTPDGTRPAVVAVAEGRIDAVLPYDTEVPAGARLEDFGDDALLPGLVDTHVHVNDPGRTAWEGFHTATRAAAAGGITTLLDMPLNSLPPTTTVPHLRTKQQVAAPKAHIDTGFWGGAIPSNVKDLRPLHEAGVFGFKCFLSPSGVDEFPELDQEQLARSMAEISGFGGLLIVHAEDPRQLASAPQRSGPAYADFLASRPRDAENTAIEGLIAHARRMNARVHVLHLSSSDALPLIAAAKREGVRVTVESCPHFLTLTAEEVPDGATEFKCCPPIREAANQDALWEGLADGTIDCIVSDHSPCTADLKTPDFASAWGGISSLQLGLPAIWTEARKRGHSLDDVVRWMSAAPAELAGLPRKGAIEAGRDADFAVLAPDATFTVDPAELFHRNQVTAYAGKTLHGVVRSTWLRGRRIAADGTVGEPTGRLLERNQ